A window of Sebastes umbrosus isolate fSebUmb1 chromosome 3, fSebUmb1.pri, whole genome shotgun sequence contains these coding sequences:
- the LOC119484834 gene encoding lysozyme g-like isoform X1: protein MRLVFLVSFFFYLGCTHCVTALAFQFQKTIRRANMGYGDIMRVETTGASWQTAQQDKLSSSGVAASNTMAQTDAGRMEKYRSKINTVGGKYGIAPALIAAIISRESRAGNVLNNGWGDGGNAWGLMQVDVNPNGGGHTKRGGWDSEEHLCQGTEILVHFIGRIRNKFPSWSTEQQLKGGIAAYNMGDGNVRSYDNVDGGTTGGDYSNDVVARAQWYKTNKGY, encoded by the exons atgagacttgtttttttggtttcgTTTTTCTTTTACTTGGGATGTACCCACTGTGTTACAGCTCTAGCATTCCAGTTTCAAAAGACCATCAGAAGAGCAAACATGG GTTATGGAGACATCATGAGGGTTGAAACGACTGGCGCTTCGTGGCAAACAGCCCAGCAGGACAAGCTGTCATCCTCAG GTGTGGCTGCATCAAACACCATGGCACAGACTGATGCAGGCAGAATGGAAAAGTACAGGTCTAAGATCAACACAGTGGGAGGAAAATATGGAATCGCTCCAGCTCTCATTGCTGCCATCATCTCCAGAGAGTCCCGGGCtggaaatgtgttaaataatGGCTGGGGAGACGGCGGAAACGCCTGGGGACTGATGCAG GTTGATGTTAATCCAAACGGAGGTGGACACACTAAACGTGGTGGTTGGGACAGTGAGGAACACCTCTGTCAAGGCACCGAGATCTTGGTTCATTTTATCGGACGCATCCGCAACAAATTTCCTAGCTGGAGCACGGagcagcagctgaaag GAGGGATAGCAGCCTACAATATGGGGGACGGAAATGTCCGTTCCTATGATAACGTGGACGGCGGCACAACCGGTGGAGATTACTCCAATGATGTTGTTGCCAGAGCTCAGTGGTACAAAACCAATAAAGGCTACTAA
- the LOC119484832 gene encoding N-acetylmuramoyl-L-alanine amidase-like: MTLFGLSFFVLASSCFFTVYSRPTGGHLRNMDSFIRAVQQVEDSNPGLCSLALVRALRRTAGHDDGMTIHFLGASYNLTDAELLETAILNASSFSFFDKAIHHIVTDYGEERGVVLAPDGTTVALAPLLQGIEAGLKAKMEGAPAVGIFSLTLGRTLGLSFLSLQDFPPSSRLGPNGCWDNVDHPKLFKLSRPPTLATDAVINGGMDGAILGTDLSNLPASEQPQALSEVLKGYYSFTLHEGQGLDAVTSHVSPRRREISRSILEPLNLHSQVMETLALVWTLEKTEWIALDTGVGKAVKDGLQAFVHKYWDCPQIISRCQWGAKAYQSTPIPLSLPLQFLYVHHTYEPSSPCLSFPNCSRGMRAMQRFHQEDRGWNDIGYSFVVGSDGFVYEGRGWHHLGTHTRGHNSIGYGVSIIGNYTATLPSRHAMDLLRHRLVKCAVDGGGLAANFTIHGHRQVVNYTSCPGDAFFSEIQSWEHFRE; encoded by the exons atgactttaTTTGGACTGTCGTTTTTTGTTCTGGCTTCATCCTGCTTCTTTACCGTCTATAGCAGGCCGACAG GTGGCCACCTGCGCAACATGGACAGCTTCATCCGAGCCGTGCAGCAGGTGGAAGACTCCAACCCTGGTCTGTGCTCGCTGGCTCTGGTCCGTGCCCTGCGGAGAACCGCCGGCCACGATGATGGGATGACCATCCATTTTTTGGGTGCCTCGTATAATCTCACGGATGCTGAGCTCCTAGAGACAGCCATTCTCAATGCCTCGTCCTTTAGCTTCTTTGACAAGGCCATCCACCACATTGTGACAGATTACGGAGAGGAGCGAGGGGTGGTTCTTGCTCCAGATGGCACCACTGTTGCCCTTGCACCCTTACTGCAAGGAATCGAAGCGGGACTGAAAGCCAAAATGGAAGGGGCGCCAGCTGTTGGGATCTTCTCTCTCACCTTAGGTAGGACGCTGGGCTTGTCCTTCCTCAGCCTCCAGGACTTCCCGCCATCTAGTCGGCTGGGGCCTAACGGTTGCTGGGACAACGTGGACCATCCTAAGTTGTTCAAGCTGTCTCGGCCTCCCACACTGGCCACTGATGCTGTTATTAATGGGGGCATGGATGGAGCTATACTGGGCACGGACCTCAGCAACCTACCTGCATCTGAACAGCCGCAGGCCCTCAGTGAGGTGTTGAAAGGATACTATAGTTTTACCCTGCATGAGGGGCAGGGTCTTGATGCTGTGACCAGCCACGTCAGCCCGAGGCGAAGGGAGATCTCTAGATCCATTCTGGAGCCACTCAATCTTCACAGCCAGGTGATGGAGACACTAGCGTTAGTCTGGACGTTGGAGAAGACAGAATGGATTGCTCTGGACACTGGAGTGGGGAAGGCGGTGAAGGATGGATTACAGGCATTTGTGCACAAGTACTGGG ACTGCCCTCAAATCATCTCTCGTTGTCAGTGGGGGGCAAAAGCCTACCAGAGTACACCGATCCCACTGTCTCTGCCCCTCCAATTTCTCTATGTTCACCACACCTATGAGCCATCCTCGCCCTGTTTATCCTTCCCAAATTGCTCTCGCGGCATGAGAGCCATGCAGCGTTTCCACCAGGAAGATCGTGGTTGGAACGACATAGGATACAG CTTTGTGGTCGGCTCTGACGGCTTCGTCTATGAAGGCAGAGGTTGGCACCACCTCGGCACACACACCAGGGGGCACAATTCTATCGGGTATGGTGTGTCAATCATCGGTAACTACACTGCCACCCTGCCGTCTCGCCACGCCATGGACCTGCTGCGCCATCGTCTAGTGAAATGTGCAGTAGATGGAGGAGGACTGGCTGCCAACTTCACCATCCACGGCCACAGACAGGTGGTGAACTACACCTCCTGCCCCGGAGACGCCTTCTTTTCAGAAATACAAAGCTGGGAACACTTCAGGGAATGA
- the LOC119484834 gene encoding lysozyme g-like isoform X2 — MAQTDAGRMEKYRSKINTVGGKYGIAPALIAAIISRESRAGNVLNNGWGDGGNAWGLMQVDVNPNGGGHTKRGGWDSEEHLCQGTEILVHFIGRIRNKFPSWSTEQQLKGGIAAYNMGDGNVRSYDNVDGGTTGGDYSNDVVARAQWYKTNKGY; from the exons ATGGCACAGACTGATGCAGGCAGAATGGAAAAGTACAGGTCTAAGATCAACACAGTGGGAGGAAAATATGGAATCGCTCCAGCTCTCATTGCTGCCATCATCTCCAGAGAGTCCCGGGCtggaaatgtgttaaataatGGCTGGGGAGACGGCGGAAACGCCTGGGGACTGATGCAG GTTGATGTTAATCCAAACGGAGGTGGACACACTAAACGTGGTGGTTGGGACAGTGAGGAACACCTCTGTCAAGGCACCGAGATCTTGGTTCATTTTATCGGACGCATCCGCAACAAATTTCCTAGCTGGAGCACGGagcagcagctgaaag GAGGGATAGCAGCCTACAATATGGGGGACGGAAATGTCCGTTCCTATGATAACGTGGACGGCGGCACAACCGGTGGAGATTACTCCAATGATGTTGTTGCCAGAGCTCAGTGGTACAAAACCAATAAAGGCTACTAA